The Pseudomonadota bacterium genome includes a window with the following:
- a CDS encoding ABC transporter substrate binding protein, with translation MRPARITSSRALLFFFTLFLMLLTWLSPAPGFGAKPAPGVVGILISREILPYMQMVQGLEKNLKQTSARIYLDKAGKPYSQESRFQELKSTDFTVMVAVGPQALAYLQNRRWPGDVLYAMVLNPERFFWKDAKTGGISLDLSPWKQLLTVNRVFPQIKRLGVLYNPEKNQTWFNRAKTVMTFKNLALVPLQVNRRADIPALFNPPGPEVDAILFIPDQTVISRSMITYVIKESLRLGISTFGFNRFFHESGAALSFIIDYEAIGRQIAAMVQTRTNGNNCATAEPPFTVLLNRKVIDSLKIPVAGTLPEGVIVE, from the coding sequence TTGAGGCCGGCAAGAATAACGAGTAGCAGAGCACTGCTTTTCTTTTTCACCCTGTTCCTGATGCTGCTTACCTGGCTCTCTCCAGCCCCCGGGTTCGGCGCTAAACCGGCACCGGGAGTGGTGGGAATTCTTATTTCCCGCGAGATTCTCCCCTACATGCAAATGGTTCAGGGACTGGAAAAAAATCTCAAGCAGACCAGCGCCCGTATCTACCTGGATAAGGCCGGCAAACCCTACAGCCAGGAAAGTCGTTTTCAGGAACTGAAATCCACAGATTTTACCGTTATGGTGGCAGTGGGACCCCAGGCGCTGGCCTATCTGCAAAACCGCCGGTGGCCGGGGGATGTCCTCTACGCCATGGTCCTCAATCCCGAGCGCTTCTTCTGGAAAGACGCCAAAACCGGTGGTATCTCTCTGGACTTGAGTCCCTGGAAACAACTGCTTACCGTCAACCGGGTGTTCCCGCAAATCAAGCGGCTGGGGGTCCTCTACAATCCGGAAAAAAACCAGACCTGGTTCAACCGGGCCAAGACGGTCATGACTTTCAAGAACCTGGCCCTGGTTCCCTTGCAGGTCAACCGGCGCGCTGATATTCCGGCACTTTTTAATCCTCCCGGTCCCGAAGTTGACGCTATCCTGTTCATCCCCGACCAGACGGTTATCTCCCGGAGCATGATTACCTATGTAATCAAGGAATCTTTGCGCCTGGGAATCTCCACCTTCGGCTTCAACCGCTTTTTTCATGAATCAGGAGCGGCGCTGAGCTTTATTATTGACTACGAGGCCATCGGCCGCCAAATAGCGGCGATGGTCCAGACGAGAACCAATGGAAACAACTGTGCCACCGCCGAACCGCCTTTTACCGTCCTGCTGAACCGGAAGGTGATTGATTCACTGAAGATACCGGTCGCCGGGACACTGCCGGAAGGGGTAATTGTCGAATGA
- a CDS encoding ATP-binding protein, whose translation MIRLDSIQSRLTQVALVIIIGSSLAVGLAGFRLTGRFLSREFHQSFKLLAGNMAGNAELGIMIDDRKMLDRLVKTMLSQQYVKGAAVFDNANQMLAQAGMDNKNRSYGETTISITAPIRSLQMRNEALIISESSQYKTVGHVELRYSLSGLEQLKATIARQFFFISIVLVLAAVFIYWLMARLIAAPLKDLVEVSHQVSQGQMDVRARGGRFHETRILATTFNEMLTALGRQRQELRQMYEEMNRQQTLAEVGKFSLMMAHEVKNPLAIIRGSLDLLKKDDCDEKTKASLYIYLDEEINRINRLMEDFLLFARPKAPSLAPVEMGELVRNLAKRMELAGKNQQLKIETLIAAEPCMVSCDIQLLERAMGNLVRNAMEVSRKSQPVTISCGMEKDRWYFCVEDRGPGIKPENLAKIFTPFFTTKAKGTGLGLAITREIINAHGGKIGAENREKDGAVFSFWIPGKAEVKG comes from the coding sequence ATGATTCGCCTGGATTCCATTCAATCACGCCTGACCCAGGTGGCCCTGGTAATAATTATTGGCAGTTCCCTGGCCGTGGGGCTGGCAGGTTTTCGCCTGACCGGCCGCTTCCTCAGCCGGGAATTTCATCAAAGTTTCAAGCTCCTGGCCGGCAACATGGCCGGCAACGCCGAACTTGGCATCATGATTGATGACCGGAAAATGCTTGACCGCCTGGTCAAAACCATGCTGTCTCAGCAATACGTCAAGGGAGCGGCGGTTTTTGATAACGCCAATCAGATGTTGGCACAAGCAGGCATGGACAACAAAAACAGGTCTTATGGTGAGACGACCATCAGCATAACCGCTCCCATCCGCTCACTGCAGATGCGTAATGAAGCTTTAATAATCTCAGAAAGCAGTCAATACAAAACGGTCGGCCACGTGGAACTGCGCTACTCCCTGAGTGGCCTGGAACAACTGAAAGCCACTATCGCCCGGCAGTTTTTTTTCATCAGCATTGTCCTGGTACTGGCTGCGGTTTTCATTTACTGGCTCATGGCCCGCCTGATCGCGGCGCCGTTGAAAGACCTGGTTGAAGTCTCTCACCAGGTATCCCAGGGGCAGATGGATGTGCGCGCCCGGGGAGGCCGATTTCATGAAACCAGGATCCTGGCCACCACCTTTAATGAAATGCTTACCGCCCTGGGCCGCCAACGACAGGAACTGCGGCAGATGTACGAAGAAATGAACCGGCAGCAAACTCTGGCTGAAGTTGGTAAATTTTCCCTGATGATGGCCCATGAGGTCAAAAATCCCCTGGCCATCATTCGCGGCAGCCTGGATCTGCTGAAAAAAGACGACTGCGATGAGAAAACCAAGGCCAGCCTTTACATCTATCTTGATGAGGAAATAAACCGGATTAACCGACTTATGGAAGATTTTCTGCTCTTTGCCCGGCCAAAAGCCCCGTCACTCGCCCCGGTGGAAATGGGAGAACTGGTTCGTAATCTGGCAAAGCGAATGGAATTGGCCGGGAAAAATCAACAGCTGAAAATTGAAACCCTGATTGCCGCTGAACCCTGTATGGTTTCCTGCGACATCCAGCTGCTGGAGCGGGCCATGGGTAACCTGGTCCGAAATGCCATGGAGGTCAGCCGGAAGTCGCAACCGGTAACCATCAGCTGCGGCATGGAAAAAGACCGCTGGTATTTCTGCGTTGAAGATCGCGGCCCCGGCATCAAGCCGGAAAACCTGGCGAAAATCTTCACCCCTTTTTTCACCACCAAAGCCAAAGGTACCGGCCTGGGGCTGGCGATCACCAGGGAAATTATCAATGCCCACGGCGGCAAGATCGGCGCCGAAAACCGGGAGAAAGACGGCGCTGTTTTCAGCTTCTGGATACCTGGGAAAGCAGAGGTTAAAGGTTAA